From Toxorhynchites rutilus septentrionalis strain SRP chromosome 2, ASM2978413v1, whole genome shotgun sequence, a single genomic window includes:
- the LOC129765199 gene encoding retinoid-inducible serine carboxypeptidase-like isoform X2 — translation MEIIPIEVDITQKVYSLLVPREGYGPGMQDWGFVEVRKGAHMFWWLYYTTADVQKFTDRPLLIWLQGGPGASSMYGNFEELGPLTLEGDHRNHTWVQDYNVLFIDNPVGTGFSYVENKALLTKNNAEIAEDLLTFTKEFYRQNPEFSNTSLHIYAESYGGKMAPEFAYVLHKAIQNGDIDAKLESVGIIAPWVSPIDSVLSWPGFLLNMGFVDTKGYKEIHSAAVETERILNEGRFEEATWQWGQTESVIVRQTLGIDFYNVLFKQNFKSTQFRLGMFAKDLRQATSDSAIRLASEDRDQMLENLMRGPVAEKLQLPPESVYNAQGSNVFSSMAGDFMKPAGHIVELLLNNTGLDVVVITGQLDLIVATPGNVIWLEKLQWDGRNGYLAAPRNGVGPQGFLEGYQKSFGKLHMYWALRAGHMVPADNPVVMDYILRKHARYPK, via the exons atggaAATCATTCCCATCGAAGTAGATATCACCCAGAAAGTCTATAGCTTATTGG TGCCCCGTGAAGGCTATGGTCCGGGAATGCAGGACTGGGGTTTTGTTGAAGTGCGTAAGGGTGCGCACATGTTCTGGTGGCTCTACTACACCACGGCTGACGTACAAAAATTCACCGATCGTCCGTTGCTGATTTGGCTCCAAGGAGGTCCTGGAGCGTCCTCGATGTATGGCAACTTCGAAGAATTGGGTCCTCTAACCCTTGAAGGCGACCACAGAAATCACACATGG GTACAAGACTACAATGTTCTATTCATCGACAATCCCGTGGGTACCGGCTTCAGCTACGTGGAAAACAAAGCTCTTCttacaaaaaataacgctgagATTGCTGAAGATCTACTCACATTTACCAAGGAGTTTTATCGACAGAACCCTGAATTTAGCAACACATCATTGCACATTTATGCCGAAAGTTACGGAGGAAAGATGGCACCGGAGTTTGCATATGTTCTGCATAAAGCGATACAAAATGGCGACATCGATGCGAAGCTCGAGTCCGTGGGAATTATTGCGCCTTGGGTGTCACCAATAGATTCCGTTTTATCATGGCCTGGTTTTCTTCTCAATATGGGATTTGTCGATACGAAAGGATACAAAGAAATTCATTCTGCGGCAGTTGAAACAGAGCGCATTCTTAACGAAGGACGATTTGAAGAAGCTACTTGGCAGTGGGGACAGACCGAGAGTGTGATCGTGCGACAAACTCTAGGAATCGATTTCTACAATGTACTGTTCAAACAAAACTTCAAGTCGACCCAGTTTCGACTGGGAATGTTTGCGAAAGATTTAAGAC aggCTACATCAGATAGTGCCATTCGGTTAGCTTCTGAGGACCGCGATCAAATGTTGGAGAATTTAATGCGTGGACCAGTCGCAGAGAAACTTCAGCTGCCGCCGGAATCTGTATATAATGCTCAGGGTAGCAACGTATTTTCTAGCATGGCTGGTGATTTCATGAAGCCAGCAGGACACATAGTGGAGCTTCTTCTCAACAACACCGGGTTGGACGTAGTGGTTATAACCGGACAGCTAGACTTGATCGTCGCTACACCAGGAAATGTGATATGGCTTGAGAAGCTTCAATGGGATGGACGCAATGGGTACCTGGCAGCACCAAGAAACGGAGTAGGACCACAAGGTTTTCTAGAGGGGTATCAAAAAAGTTTCGGAAAATTACATATGTACTGGGCTCTGCGAGCTGGCCATATGGTTCCTGCCGATAATCCTGTTGTAATGGATTACATTTTACGTAAACATGCCCGCTACCCGAAATAA
- the LOC129765199 gene encoding retinoid-inducible serine carboxypeptidase-like isoform X1: MFPMKSIAALLLFLLGTCTGVPREGYGPGMQDWGFVEVRKGAHMFWWLYYTTADVQKFTDRPLLIWLQGGPGASSMYGNFEELGPLTLEGDHRNHTWVQDYNVLFIDNPVGTGFSYVENKALLTKNNAEIAEDLLTFTKEFYRQNPEFSNTSLHIYAESYGGKMAPEFAYVLHKAIQNGDIDAKLESVGIIAPWVSPIDSVLSWPGFLLNMGFVDTKGYKEIHSAAVETERILNEGRFEEATWQWGQTESVIVRQTLGIDFYNVLFKQNFKSTQFRLGMFAKDLRQATSDSAIRLASEDRDQMLENLMRGPVAEKLQLPPESVYNAQGSNVFSSMAGDFMKPAGHIVELLLNNTGLDVVVITGQLDLIVATPGNVIWLEKLQWDGRNGYLAAPRNGVGPQGFLEGYQKSFGKLHMYWALRAGHMVPADNPVVMDYILRKHARYPK, encoded by the exons TGCCCCGTGAAGGCTATGGTCCGGGAATGCAGGACTGGGGTTTTGTTGAAGTGCGTAAGGGTGCGCACATGTTCTGGTGGCTCTACTACACCACGGCTGACGTACAAAAATTCACCGATCGTCCGTTGCTGATTTGGCTCCAAGGAGGTCCTGGAGCGTCCTCGATGTATGGCAACTTCGAAGAATTGGGTCCTCTAACCCTTGAAGGCGACCACAGAAATCACACATGG GTACAAGACTACAATGTTCTATTCATCGACAATCCCGTGGGTACCGGCTTCAGCTACGTGGAAAACAAAGCTCTTCttacaaaaaataacgctgagATTGCTGAAGATCTACTCACATTTACCAAGGAGTTTTATCGACAGAACCCTGAATTTAGCAACACATCATTGCACATTTATGCCGAAAGTTACGGAGGAAAGATGGCACCGGAGTTTGCATATGTTCTGCATAAAGCGATACAAAATGGCGACATCGATGCGAAGCTCGAGTCCGTGGGAATTATTGCGCCTTGGGTGTCACCAATAGATTCCGTTTTATCATGGCCTGGTTTTCTTCTCAATATGGGATTTGTCGATACGAAAGGATACAAAGAAATTCATTCTGCGGCAGTTGAAACAGAGCGCATTCTTAACGAAGGACGATTTGAAGAAGCTACTTGGCAGTGGGGACAGACCGAGAGTGTGATCGTGCGACAAACTCTAGGAATCGATTTCTACAATGTACTGTTCAAACAAAACTTCAAGTCGACCCAGTTTCGACTGGGAATGTTTGCGAAAGATTTAAGAC aggCTACATCAGATAGTGCCATTCGGTTAGCTTCTGAGGACCGCGATCAAATGTTGGAGAATTTAATGCGTGGACCAGTCGCAGAGAAACTTCAGCTGCCGCCGGAATCTGTATATAATGCTCAGGGTAGCAACGTATTTTCTAGCATGGCTGGTGATTTCATGAAGCCAGCAGGACACATAGTGGAGCTTCTTCTCAACAACACCGGGTTGGACGTAGTGGTTATAACCGGACAGCTAGACTTGATCGTCGCTACACCAGGAAATGTGATATGGCTTGAGAAGCTTCAATGGGATGGACGCAATGGGTACCTGGCAGCACCAAGAAACGGAGTAGGACCACAAGGTTTTCTAGAGGGGTATCAAAAAAGTTTCGGAAAATTACATATGTACTGGGCTCTGCGAGCTGGCCATATGGTTCCTGCCGATAATCCTGTTGTAATGGATTACATTTTACGTAAACATGCCCGCTACCCGAAATAA